A portion of the Equus quagga isolate Etosha38 chromosome 17, UCLA_HA_Equagga_1.0, whole genome shotgun sequence genome contains these proteins:
- the GBX2 gene encoding homeobox protein GBX-2: protein MSAAFPPSLMMMQRPLGSSTAFSIDSLIGSPPQPSPGHFVYTGYPMFMPYRPVVLPPPPPPPPALPQAALQPALPPAHPHHQIPSLPTGFCSSLAQGMALTSTLMATLPGGFSASPQHQEAAAARKFAPQPLPGGGNFDKAEALQADAEDGKGFLAKEGSLLAFSAAEAVQASLAGAVRGQGKDESKVEDDPKGKEESFSLESDLDYSSDDNLTGQAAHKEEDPGHALEETPPSGGAAGSTTSTGKNRRRRTAFTSEQLLELEKEFHCKKYLSLTERSQIAHALKLSEVQVKIWFQNRRAKWKRVKAGNANSKTGEPSRNPKIVVPIPVHVSRFAIRSQHQQLEQARP from the exons ATGAGCGCAGCGTTCCCGCCGTCGCTGATGATGATGCAGCGCCCGCTGGGGAGTAGTACCGCCTTCAGCATAGACTCGCTGATCGGCAGCCCGCCGCAGCCCAGCCCCGGCCATTTCGTCTACACCGGCTACCCCATGTTCATGCCCTACCGGCCGGTggtgctgccgccgccgccgccgccaccgcccgCGCTGCCCCAGGCCGCGCTGCAGCCCGCGCTTCCGCCCGCGCACCCTCACCACCAGATCCCCAGCCTGCCCACCGGCTTCTGTTCCAGCTTGGCGCAGGGCATGGCGCTCACCTCCACGCTCATGGCCACGCTGCCCGGCGGCTTCTCCGCGTCTCCCCAGCACCAGGAGGCGGCGGCCGCCCGCAAGTTCGCGCCGCAGCCGCTGCCGGGCGGCGGCAACTTCGACAAGGCGGAGGCGCTGCAAGCCGACGCTGAGGATGGCAAAGGCTTCTTGGCCAAGGAGGGCTCGCTGCTCGCCTTCTCCGCGGCCGAGGCGGTGCAGGCGTCGCTCG CCGGGGCTGTCAGAGGGCAAGGGAAAGACGAGTCAAAGGTGGAAGACGACCCGAAGGGCAAGGAGGAGAGTTTCTCGCTGGAGAGCGATCTGGACTACAGCTCGGATGACAATCTGACGGGCCAGGCGGCTCACAAGGAGGAAGACCCCGGCCATGCGCTGGAAGAGACCCCGCCGAGCGGCGGCGCCGCGGGCAGCACCACGTCCACGGGCAAGAACCGGCGGCGGCGGACTGCCTTCACCAGCGAGCAGctgctggagctggagaaggagttCCACTGCAAAAAGTACCTCTCGCTGACCGAGCGCTCGCAGATCGCCCACGCCCTCAAACTCAGCGAGGTCCAGGTGAAAATCTGGTTCCAGAACCGCCGGGCCAAGTGGAAACGGGTGAAGGCCGGCAATGCCAATTCCAAGACAGGGGAGCCCTCTCGGAACCCCAAGATCGTCGTCCCCATCCCCGTCCATGTCAGCAGGTTTGCTATCAGAAGTCAGCATCAGCAGCTGGAACAGGCCAGGCCCTGA